tctTACTCCTTCCcccgtttttcttctctctagTTTGTcgtattcttctccatcccttattcccagtccccTAGTCCAAATCCAAGTCCCTGCTGAATATGAAGGAGGCAATAAATAAACTAATTAGAGCAGCATAAGGAGAGAAGTAGGGATCAAGGCGGAAGGTAAAAGAGGCTGATGGAGACAAGATTAGTCTTAAGCGGAGTTGTAGTCAAACGGGGGTGAGGAGataagtgatagaaataaaggtAGACAAAGTGGCATGTTATTACCATTCGGTCAGATTGTGTGAGATTCAAATGCCGCAAGATGGTGTACACGTCTTGCGATATACAGTCTACGTAAGATTTTTAAGGACTTACCGCTAAAAACATATAGGGAAATCAAATTTCAACTGAAGGTGAATTCAATactttttttaattcgtatataattataaataatttttggctTCTAACAAAACAcgacaatattttttatttcacaaaTCACATACATAAAATCTGCAATGTCTCCAAGTATCACGTGCTTTGCCAACTATTGTAGAGTGTTGCTATAAATGGGCGCTCCTCGGTAGGGCACTCAAAATACCCAAACGCTGGCGTCGGCTGCACTGACTTTCGACCCATAGGCTGCATCATACTATTAAACAAAGTATTCGCCAGAGATGCATGACCCAGCTGACTAAAATGAAAGCAATCGCTTGCAAAGTAACGATAATCCACTTCACCATTATCCTTTTTCGGTGCATTCATATGCGCAATAAACGGTTGATAGAGTATAGTAAAATCATTGGTTTGAAACTCGGGTAGTTGAGCGATATACTGATCCACTTCATGCCAACGTTCGACAAACTCATAATCCTGCAGCAATTCACGTTCACCAACATTATGACTAAATAAACAATGACAGCCGAGATGGTGGACAGCAAAGCAACTTAAGGGTACATTTTGCATTTGGTGAAGCGTAGCGACTAGATTGGGCACAGTCATCAAATTAACCACCATTCGCGGGAGATTATCACGCAGTAGAGTGAATGCACGGCGCAAATCCAATTCATGACGTTGCAGGAATTCGGTTTTATTCGTATGATGACACATATCCGAACAAATATCATTGTTGCCCACAAAAATAGTAAGCAATTTCCAATGATTTTTGACATCAATGTTGGGATCTTGACGCATGCGCTCGATGAGTACGCTCACCTGATATGGTAAATCACGTGACATAATCATTGGTTCGGCGATATTCAAATGTGATGTACTATCAATAGTTAGCTCATTTTCAGTGGCATAACCATAAAGATTGGGATTGAATACTTTCAATATATTAGGCAAAGTCAAATATGAACGCCAATCGCCGTAACCACCACCGGCGAATGAAAATGCGCGAAACTCATTTAATATGTGCAGCACACGATCGGACATAATACCATTACCAGCTGAAAGTGAGTCGCCGATTGAGGCGATTACATCGATATCTCCCGGACGTAACTCATGCACTGATGTGGGTGGAAAAGTTGAACGTGCATAACTTAGATCACAAGGAAATGGTTCTGTTTCTGGTATGATCTCTTGCATTTTTCCTTGTGCACGAGTTTTTTCATACAACTCAGTCATATGCTCGTTGCTGCGCTTCATTGAATAACGTCGCAAGTCTACGAAGAGATGACGCATCTGGCGATCCAAATCAGTTACGAGCACATTTCCTTTGCCCGCTTCATGCAAATCATCCAAGGTTTTTTGTCCAATTAGATGTGCTAAAATTGTATCTGATTTTTTTTGTCGAAGTTTGCTTAGGAATTCAAAGCTTTCCGTGCTCGGTTGTAAAGAAATGAAGCAGATGCAGAGTAATAGAACTTGTGTAGATATTTGTAGGAGTGAGGACATATTTTATAATGGAtgcttttttatattattttttttattgactaGATTTCTGGAATTTGGTTAGATTTTCTGATTAGTTTTTAAGTTGTTGTGTAGCCAAAATTATGAAAAACTGGTTACATAGAAAATAGAACATCGCTCGTAAACATAAAATAGCGTAGCATTGAACAACTTTACTCTTTTAACGGTGAAATTAATATCCAGTTTTGTGTTTCTTAAACGGCCTTCGTTACTACTGTTACTTTGTAGATGACAGGCAATCCAAAAACATCGTTAATGTGGAGTACCTATATTCGTACATCTTTTGAAGTCGACATAGATTAAAAGTTTGCAATATTTTTTTAAGACATTCCATGTATTTTTCtaatgaaaaatttgaattttggtAACAAACTTTTCCAAACGCAGGGAGGGGTGGATTGTATGTTTCGGGACCCGGCGATACTTCATCAGACCCTTTTTCTATGGAGACGGAAGAGAGGAAAAGCCCACGTAAAATCCTGATAGTCGGGGTTAAATGTTTACGTTCTATATCATCCAGGAAACCAATTTTTCAAAATGTCTACTAAGATGAATTCGTACAGTTGTAAAATATGACTCAAataattttaagtttattttattattaggtttaaaaactagtttttcagctTTTGTTTATGTTCTCTTCTTTTTATGATGttatttttgatttatcttttattatttacttatttgcattttaacaaaaaaaaattgatacaatttttttatcttt
The DNA window shown above is from Eurosta solidaginis isolate ZX-2024a chromosome 2, ASM4086904v1, whole genome shotgun sequence and carries:
- the LOC137241987 gene encoding phospholipase B1, membrane-associated, which codes for MSSLLQISTQVLLLCICFISLQPSTESFEFLSKLRQKKSDTILAHLIGQKTLDDLHEAGKGNVLVTDLDRQMRHLFVDLRRYSMKRSNEHMTELYEKTRAQGKMQEIIPETEPFPCDLSYARSTFPPTSVHELRPGDIDVIASIGDSLSAGNGIMSDRVLHILNEFRAFSFAGGGYGDWRSYLTLPNILKVFNPNLYGYATENELTIDSTSHLNIAEPMIMSRDLPYQVSVLIERMRQDPNIDVKNHWKLLTIFVGNNDICSDMCHHTNKTEFLQRHELDLRRAFTLLRDNLPRMVVNLMTVPNLVATLHQMQNVPLSCFAVHHLGCHCLFSHNVGERELLQDYEFVERWHEVDQYIAQLPEFQTNDFTILYQPFIAHMNAPKKDNGEVDYRYFASDCFHFSQLGHASLANTLFNSMMQPMGRKSVQPTPAFGYFECPTEERPFIATLYNSWQST